In Wenyingzhuangia fucanilytica, the following are encoded in one genomic region:
- a CDS encoding substrate-binding domain-containing protein, which translates to MKKITTKSAFKRLLKPLILGVLLIGLASCAEKINKEKSSDTQNEKVSGEIFKSDIDLKGKTIGYCTPTLNAPYYQALLQSIKATTEKNGMTFLSADGQDDINKQIAAVEDLITKGVDALLLNPKDPEALVGVTKMAKKAGVPVFIIDSSINPSAEYITTIQSNNLANGALAGEWLAKKYGKNDMNIALLSGNAGNPVGRTRKQGLLQGITEEQLRSLGYINLNVKTQAYTDWSYAGGLKAMEDILVAFPEVNVVITESDVCVLGAITAIKQAGKTDDILIVAAADGQKEAIKYIMDTDFYGCTAMNSPVQIGINAVKYAVEYMNGKRDFSKTSFTEPLLITKENAAKYYNPKAIF; encoded by the coding sequence GAAAAATCTTCTGACACTCAAAATGAAAAAGTTTCTGGAGAAATATTTAAAAGCGATATAGATCTTAAAGGTAAAACGATAGGATATTGTACGCCAACATTAAACGCACCATACTATCAAGCTTTATTACAAAGTATTAAAGCTACTACAGAAAAAAATGGTATGACTTTTTTGTCTGCTGATGGTCAAGATGATATTAATAAACAAATTGCAGCTGTGGAAGATTTAATCACTAAAGGTGTTGATGCTTTATTATTAAATCCAAAAGATCCCGAAGCTTTGGTTGGTGTTACAAAAATGGCTAAAAAAGCAGGGGTTCCAGTTTTTATTATAGATAGTTCTATCAACCCTTCAGCAGAATATATAACTACCATTCAATCAAATAACTTAGCTAACGGAGCATTAGCAGGAGAGTGGTTGGCAAAAAAGTATGGAAAAAATGATATGAACATTGCTTTGTTAAGCGGTAATGCCGGAAACCCTGTAGGTAGAACTCGTAAACAAGGATTATTACAAGGAATTACAGAAGAACAATTACGCAGCTTAGGTTACATTAATTTAAATGTAAAAACACAAGCTTATACAGATTGGTCTTATGCAGGTGGACTTAAAGCAATGGAAGATATTTTAGTAGCTTTTCCAGAAGTAAATGTAGTTATAACAGAATCTGATGTATGTGTATTAGGTGCCATAACAGCTATTAAACAAGCTGGAAAAACAGATGATATTTTAATAGTTGCTGCTGCAGATGGACAAAAAGAAGCTATAAAATATATAATGGATACTGATTTTTATGGTTGTACAGCAATGAATAGCCCAGTACAAATAGGAATAAATGCTGTTAAATATGCTGTAGAATATATGAATGGTAAAAGGGATTTCTCTAAAACATCTTTTACAGAGCCATTGTTAATCACTAAAGAAAACGCAGCAAAATATTACAATCCTAAAGCAATATTTTAA
- a CDS encoding sugar ABC transporter ATP-binding protein: protein MQNIKHDYRLEMSGISKSFGVVSVLKNVNLKVKPGEIHALLGENGAGKSTLIKILSGVHHKDSGKVLLDGQEINPKNTHEGQVLGIKVVFQELSLVNDLSVAENIYLHKLGASKFWMNWKEITQNAQELIDSLGFKIDASATVRDLSIVQKQVVEIAKALSEGTKVLVLDEPTTVFDPTDTKKLIDNLFRLKKEGISIIYISHHLEEIFTVADTITVLRDGVDTGCVATQNTNTDDVIKMMIGRELKDLFPVRNVTIGTSPVLEVKELSAKENMVHNVSFNVKPGEVVGIAGLGGSGRTELAKLIFGAEKKKSGKLILEGKEIKNGTPAQAVANKIGFVSEDRKEEGVFLPLSIKKNISVTNFNFISNKFGFLMPDKEQNNVSSLIDKLKIKTPNSEIEVKNLSGGNQQKVALAKWLSIDSKVIIIDEPTRGVDVGAKIEIYNLINEVAEKGVGVVVISSDMPEIMGIADRILVMHTGTIYGELSKQEFSEENILRYAIGKPLKELSI from the coding sequence ATGCAAAATATAAAACATGATTACCGACTTGAAATGTCAGGAATATCAAAAAGTTTTGGTGTTGTTTCGGTACTCAAAAACGTGAATTTAAAAGTAAAGCCAGGAGAAATCCATGCTTTACTTGGAGAGAATGGTGCAGGAAAATCTACATTGATTAAAATTCTAAGTGGAGTGCATCATAAAGACAGCGGTAAAGTTTTGCTAGATGGGCAAGAAATCAATCCTAAAAACACACACGAAGGGCAAGTACTAGGAATTAAAGTGGTCTTTCAAGAACTGTCTTTGGTTAACGATTTGTCTGTTGCAGAAAACATTTACCTACACAAATTAGGAGCTAGTAAATTTTGGATGAATTGGAAAGAAATCACTCAAAATGCACAAGAATTAATTGACTCTTTGGGCTTTAAAATAGATGCTTCTGCTACCGTTAGAGATTTAAGTATTGTTCAAAAACAAGTTGTAGAAATAGCCAAAGCGTTGTCAGAAGGAACCAAAGTATTGGTTTTAGATGAACCCACAACAGTTTTTGATCCAACTGATACCAAAAAGTTGATTGACAATTTGTTCCGATTAAAAAAAGAAGGGATTTCAATTATTTACATTTCACATCATTTAGAAGAAATTTTTACAGTTGCAGATACCATTACCGTGTTGAGAGATGGTGTAGACACAGGTTGTGTAGCTACCCAAAACACAAATACTGATGATGTTATTAAAATGATGATTGGTCGTGAGTTAAAAGATTTATTCCCTGTAAGAAATGTAACTATTGGAACCAGTCCTGTATTAGAAGTAAAGGAATTAAGTGCCAAAGAAAATATGGTACACAATGTATCTTTTAATGTAAAACCAGGAGAAGTTGTAGGAATAGCTGGTTTAGGAGGAAGTGGACGAACAGAATTGGCCAAATTAATTTTTGGTGCAGAAAAAAAGAAATCGGGTAAGTTGATTTTAGAGGGTAAGGAAATAAAAAATGGAACTCCAGCCCAGGCAGTAGCCAATAAAATAGGATTTGTATCCGAAGATAGAAAAGAAGAAGGAGTTTTTTTACCACTGTCTATCAAAAAGAATATTAGCGTTACCAACTTTAATTTTATATCAAACAAGTTTGGATTTTTAATGCCCGATAAAGAACAAAACAATGTAAGTTCTTTGATTGATAAACTAAAAATTAAAACTCCTAATTCAGAAATTGAAGTAAAAAACTTAAGTGGAGGAAATCAACAAAAAGTTGCTTTGGCAAAATGGTTAAGCATTGATAGTAAAGTAATTATTATAGATGAACCTACAAGAGGCGTAGATGTGGGAGCTAAAATAGAAATTTACAATTTGATTAACGAAGTAGCCGAAAAAGGAGTGGGAGTAGTAGTAATATCTTCTGACATGCCTGAGATTATGGGAATTGCAGATAGAATATTAGTAATGCACACAGGTACCATTTATGGTGAATTATCTAAACAAGAATTTTCAGAAGAAAACATTTTACGTTACGCAATTGGAAAACCATTAAAAGAATTAAGTATTTAA
- a CDS encoding ABC transporter permease — MALIIKQQLSSPGGWLKFLIKHNTIFIFILLVIFSACISDVFFTSVNLSNLLKQVSGIGIISIGMLIVILTGGIDLSVGSMVALLAVTFAILVNLVILPLAILGTIVIGFALGSIAGYLVAFQKMAPFIATLALMTIARGLGFIYSKGSPIIFETKGGLFMSNFANNSTLGIPNIAIVFFIIVIAAMVMLKQNVFGRLIIAIGSNEEASRLSGIKVNKYKFLVYAISGALAATAAIIVASRTNLGSPNMGMAWELDAIAAVVIGGASLNGGKGTALNTLMGVLILGLISNILNLLNVPSYPQQVVKGAIIVFAVLLQRFENK, encoded by the coding sequence ATGGCTTTAATTATAAAACAACAATTAAGCAGCCCAGGAGGATGGCTTAAATTTTTAATCAAACACAACACTATTTTTATTTTTATTTTGCTGGTTATTTTTTCAGCATGTATTTCAGATGTGTTTTTTACCTCTGTAAACCTATCAAACTTATTAAAACAAGTATCAGGAATTGGTATTATTAGTATTGGTATGTTGATTGTGATTCTTACCGGTGGTATAGATTTATCGGTAGGTTCTATGGTGGCATTGCTCGCAGTAACGTTTGCCATTTTAGTCAACTTGGTTATTTTGCCCTTGGCTATTTTAGGTACCATTGTTATTGGTTTTGCTTTGGGGAGTATTGCAGGATATTTGGTTGCTTTTCAAAAAATGGCTCCTTTTATAGCTACATTGGCTTTAATGACCATTGCCAGAGGATTAGGATTTATTTATTCTAAAGGATCTCCAATTATTTTTGAAACCAAAGGAGGTTTGTTCATGTCAAATTTTGCAAACAACTCAACATTAGGAATTCCTAACATTGCCATTGTGTTTTTTATCATTGTAATTGCAGCCATGGTAATGTTAAAACAAAATGTATTTGGTAGGTTAATTATTGCTATTGGTAGTAACGAAGAAGCTTCTCGTTTGTCTGGAATAAAAGTAAACAAGTACAAATTTTTAGTGTATGCAATTTCTGGAGCTTTGGCAGCAACAGCCGCTATTATTGTAGCTTCTAGAACCAACTTAGGATCGCCAAACATGGGAATGGCTTGGGAGTTAGATGCCATTGCAGCTGTAGTAATTGGTGGGGCTAGTTTAAACGGAGGAAAAGGAACTGCGTTAAACACCCTAATGGGAGTGTTAATTTTAGGATTGATTAGCAATATTTTAAACCTATTAAATGTACCCTCTTATCCGCAACAAGTAGTAAAAGGAGCTATTATAGTGTTTGCTGTTTTATTACAACGTTTTGAGAATAAATAA
- a CDS encoding mannitol dehydrogenase family protein, translating into MNTYQLNNKNLTLFKDQVAIPQYNRAEVKTGIVHVGIGGFHRAHQALYTDDLLHQEGNNDWGICGVALLKFDQKIYNTLKEQDGLYTLVVKELDGTLSKRIIGSMVETLFAPENPSKVIEKMASDEVKIITLTITEGGYNYNEATSEFDADNPQILQDIANPLNPITIFGYLTQALKLRKERGLDGITIQSCDNIQGNGHMTQKMLLSYVKMAEPTLVGWIENNVSFPNSMVDRITPATTQNDVEELTKTSGIDDAWPVVCEPFKQWVIEDNFVAGRPAWENVGAQFAKDVVPYEKMKLSLLNAGHSVLGILGALIGYNTIDEVVHNKNIATFLKNYMDKEVTSTLGTLEGVDLEVYKQSLIERFGNINIKDQIDRICSESSAKIPIFILPTVNTQLKNKANIKHAAFVLAAWAVYSLGKNEKGTDLNIKDALKTTLHQKAIAAQQNSTLFLEIETVFGDLRKNDVFVQAFANAYDNIVKKGVEKCVIDINQSI; encoded by the coding sequence ATGAATACATATCAATTAAACAATAAAAACTTGACTTTATTTAAAGATCAAGTTGCCATACCCCAATACAATAGAGCAGAGGTAAAAACTGGAATTGTACACGTAGGAATTGGTGGTTTTCACAGAGCACACCAAGCTTTGTATACCGATGATTTATTACACCAAGAAGGAAATAATGATTGGGGAATTTGTGGAGTAGCCTTGTTAAAATTCGATCAAAAAATATACAATACTCTTAAAGAGCAAGATGGTTTGTACACCTTAGTTGTAAAAGAGTTAGATGGAACCTTATCCAAAAGAATTATTGGTTCTATGGTAGAAACTTTGTTTGCTCCAGAAAATCCATCAAAAGTAATTGAAAAAATGGCGAGTGATGAAGTAAAAATCATCACATTAACCATTACAGAAGGAGGATATAATTACAACGAAGCTACCAGTGAGTTTGATGCTGACAATCCACAAATTTTACAAGATATAGCCAATCCTTTAAACCCTATAACCATTTTTGGATATTTAACCCAAGCGTTAAAATTAAGAAAAGAAAGAGGTTTAGATGGAATTACCATTCAGTCTTGCGACAATATTCAAGGAAATGGACACATGACTCAAAAAATGTTGTTGAGCTATGTAAAAATGGCAGAACCTACTTTGGTCGGTTGGATAGAAAACAACGTGTCTTTTCCAAACAGTATGGTAGATAGAATTACCCCAGCTACCACTCAAAATGATGTAGAAGAATTAACAAAAACATCTGGTATAGATGATGCTTGGCCAGTGGTTTGTGAGCCTTTTAAACAATGGGTTATAGAAGATAATTTTGTAGCGGGTAGACCTGCTTGGGAAAACGTAGGTGCACAGTTTGCTAAAGACGTTGTGCCTTATGAAAAAATGAAGTTGAGTTTATTAAATGCAGGGCATTCTGTATTAGGAATTTTAGGAGCTTTAATAGGTTACAACACCATTGATGAAGTGGTGCACAACAAAAATATAGCGACTTTTTTAAAAAACTACATGGATAAAGAAGTTACTTCTACTTTAGGAACTTTAGAGGGGGTAGATTTAGAAGTGTACAAACAATCTTTGATAGAACGTTTTGGAAACATCAATATCAAAGATCAAATTGATAGAATTTGTTCAGAGAGCTCTGCAAAAATTCCAATTTTTATTCTACCAACGGTCAATACACAACTAAAAAACAAAGCAAATATAAAGCATGCAGCATTTGTTTTAGCAGCTTGGGCTGTATACAGTTTAGGAAAAAACGAAAAAGGAACGGATTTAAATATTAAAGATGCTTTAAAAACTACGCTGCACCAAAAAGCGATTGCTGCTCAGCAAAACTCTACACTATTTTTAGAAATAGAAACTGTTTTTGGAGATTTGAGGAAAAACGATGTTTTTGTGCAAGCATTTGCAAACGCATATGATAATATTGTAAAAAAGGGTGTTGAAAAATGTGTGATTGACATCAATCAGTCTATCTAA
- a CDS encoding carbohydrate kinase family protein, translating into MKNIVCFGEVLWDVFPEHKKIGGAPLNVAVRLQSLGNHVSMISSVGQDADGDKIIDFVKEHKVDASNIQINPAQQTGSVAVTLDNERSATYEIEHPRAWDKIELSEKAINRAKTADAFIYGSLAARDLVSRNTLYELLKIAPYKIFDVNLRKPHYSSEILNELMHQADFIKFNDDEILEIVKNYTAVINTVEEAIQFIAQQTGATSICVTKGSKGAVLYYSGKLYQNPGYKIKVVDTVGAGDSFLASLINQLLNNSSPQKAIDFACAVGAIVASREGANPKIDKSSIDALMMV; encoded by the coding sequence ATGAAAAACATAGTTTGTTTTGGAGAGGTGCTGTGGGATGTTTTTCCAGAGCATAAAAAAATAGGAGGAGCTCCTTTAAATGTTGCTGTTAGACTACAATCTTTAGGTAATCATGTAAGCATGATTAGTAGTGTGGGGCAAGATGCGGATGGTGATAAAATCATAGATTTTGTAAAAGAACACAAAGTTGATGCGAGCAATATTCAAATCAATCCTGCACAGCAAACAGGAAGTGTAGCAGTAACTTTAGACAATGAAAGATCGGCTACTTATGAAATTGAACACCCTAGAGCTTGGGATAAAATTGAATTGTCTGAAAAAGCCATAAATAGAGCCAAAACTGCAGATGCTTTTATTTATGGAAGTTTGGCAGCTAGAGATTTGGTTTCTAGAAACACCCTTTATGAATTGTTAAAAATAGCTCCTTATAAAATTTTTGATGTGAACTTAAGAAAGCCACATTACAGTTCAGAAATTTTAAATGAGTTGATGCATCAAGCAGATTTTATAAAATTTAATGATGATGAAATTCTAGAAATTGTAAAGAATTATACTGCAGTTATAAATACTGTAGAAGAAGCAATTCAGTTTATTGCCCAACAAACCGGTGCAACTTCAATATGCGTAACCAAAGGAAGTAAAGGAGCGGTGTTGTATTACAGTGGAAAACTTTATCAAAATCCGGGTTATAAAATTAAGGTTGTTGATACGGTGGGAGCTGGAGATTCGTTTTTAGCTTCGTTAATCAATCAATTATTAAATAATTCAAGTCCACAAAAAGCCATTGATTTTGCTTGCGCTGTGGGAGCTATTGTAGCGAGTAGAGAAGGAGCAAACCCCAAAATAGATAAAAGTAGTATTGATGCTTTAATGATGGTGTAA